Proteins from a genomic interval of Croceicoccus naphthovorans:
- a CDS encoding NAD(P)H-dependent flavin oxidoreductase, whose translation MTFKGLQPIVYGGREVWPLIEGGKGVSATNHMSSGAWAAAGGIGTVSAVNADSYDAEGKIVPQVYEQMTRRERHEQLIKYGIEGGVEQVKRAYEMSNGKGAININVLWEMGGAQEILENILERTPGMITGVTCGAGMPYKLAEIAQRHNVNYLPIISSARAFRALWKRSYSKVPELMAAVVYEDPWLAGGHNGLSNAEDPRQPQDPYPRVAELRATMRKEGVSEDTAIVMAGGVWFLREWENWIDNPEIGKIAFQFGTRPLLTQESPIPQGWKDMLRTLEPGDVLLHKFSPTGFYSSAVRNPFLRSLEGRSERQIPYSRVEAGDHTVQLDVGVKGKNFWVTPHDRDRARGWAADGHDSALKTPDDTVIFVGAAEREMIRKDQADCMGCLSHCGFSSWKDHGDYTTGRLADPRSFCIQKTLQDIAHGGETDENLAFAGHAAYRFKQDPFYSNGYTPTVKELVDRILTGD comes from the coding sequence ATGACGTTCAAGGGGCTGCAGCCTATCGTTTATGGCGGCCGCGAAGTCTGGCCGCTGATCGAAGGCGGTAAGGGCGTTTCGGCGACGAACCACATGAGTTCGGGCGCATGGGCCGCGGCGGGCGGCATCGGCACGGTTAGCGCGGTGAACGCCGACAGTTATGACGCCGAGGGCAAGATCGTACCGCAGGTCTATGAGCAGATGACCCGCCGCGAACGCCACGAACAGCTGATCAAGTATGGCATCGAAGGCGGTGTCGAACAGGTGAAGCGTGCCTACGAGATGTCGAACGGCAAGGGCGCGATCAACATCAACGTCCTTTGGGAAATGGGCGGCGCGCAGGAAATTCTGGAAAATATCCTGGAGCGCACGCCGGGCATGATCACCGGCGTCACCTGCGGCGCGGGCATGCCGTACAAGCTGGCCGAAATCGCGCAGCGCCACAATGTGAATTACCTGCCGATCATTTCTTCGGCCCGGGCATTCCGCGCGCTGTGGAAGCGTTCGTACTCCAAGGTGCCCGAACTGATGGCGGCGGTGGTCTATGAAGACCCGTGGCTGGCCGGTGGGCACAACGGTCTGTCCAACGCCGAAGACCCGCGCCAGCCGCAGGACCCGTATCCTCGCGTCGCCGAACTGCGCGCCACGATGCGCAAGGAAGGCGTTTCGGAAGACACAGCCATTGTCATGGCGGGCGGCGTCTGGTTCCTGCGCGAGTGGGAAAACTGGATCGACAACCCAGAGATCGGCAAGATCGCGTTCCAGTTCGGCACGCGTCCGTTGCTGACGCAGGAAAGCCCGATCCCGCAAGGGTGGAAGGACATGCTGCGCACGCTGGAGCCTGGCGATGTGCTGCTCCACAAGTTCTCGCCGACCGGGTTCTACTCTTCGGCGGTCCGCAATCCGTTCCTGCGCAGCCTTGAGGGCCGGTCGGAGCGTCAGATTCCGTATTCGCGCGTCGAAGCAGGCGATCACACCGTGCAGCTTGACGTCGGGGTGAAGGGCAAGAACTTCTGGGTCACGCCGCATGACCGCGATCGCGCGCGGGGCTGGGCCGCCGATGGGCACGACAGTGCGCTTAAAACGCCGGATGACACCGTGATCTTCGTCGGCGCGGCAGAGCGTGAGATGATCCGCAAGGACCAGGCCGATTGCATGGGCTGCCTTTCGCACTGCGGGTTCTCTTCGTGGAAGGACCATGGCGATTACACCACAGGCCGCCTTGCCGATCCGCGCAGCTTCTGCATCCAGAAAACCCTGCAGGACATTGCGCATGGCGGTGAGACGGACGAGAACCTCGCCTTTGCGGGCCACGCGGCGTATCGTTTCAAGCAGGACCCGTTTTATTCCAACGGCTATACGCCGACGGTGAAGGAACTGGTCGACCGTATCCTGACGGGGGATTGA
- a CDS encoding NuoB/complex I 20 kDa subunit family protein has translation MPTAKPGEVRQPDQDYFHALQTEVNDKGFLVTSTEELFQWARTGSLWWMTFGLACCAVEMIHVNMPRYDMERFGAAPRASPRQSDVMIVAGTLCNKMAPALRKVYDQMSDPKYVISMGSCANGGGYYHYSYSVVRGCDRIVPVDIYVPGCPPTAEALLYGVMQLQRKIRRVGTVSR, from the coding sequence ATGCCTACTGCCAAGCCGGGCGAGGTCCGCCAGCCGGACCAGGACTATTTCCACGCGCTGCAGACCGAGGTGAACGACAAGGGCTTCCTCGTCACCAGCACCGAGGAGCTTTTCCAGTGGGCCCGCACCGGGTCGCTGTGGTGGATGACGTTCGGCCTCGCTTGCTGCGCGGTGGAGATGATCCACGTGAACATGCCGCGGTACGACATGGAGCGTTTCGGCGCCGCCCCGCGCGCGTCGCCACGTCAGTCGGACGTGATGATCGTTGCCGGTACGCTGTGCAACAAGATGGCCCCGGCGTTGCGCAAAGTTTACGACCAGATGTCGGACCCGAAATACGTGATCAGCATGGGTTCGTGCGCGAACGGCGGTGGCTATTACCACTATAGCTACAGCGTCGTGCGCGGCTGCGATCGAATCGTGCCGGTCGATATCTATGTGCCCGGCTGCCCGCCGACTGCAGAGGCGTTGCTTTACGGCGTGATGCAGTTGCAGCGGAAGATCCGCCGCGTCGGCACGGTTTCGCGGTAA
- a CDS encoding 2-hydroxyacid dehydrogenase yields the protein MSNRADAMPSSSENRRIEGRARVGVTRHLLPSVERRMEELFDVTLNREDRPLTRDEMLALVGSVDVLVPTVTDHIDGDLIAQAGPSLKLIANFGAGTDHIDLKAARAKGIMVTNTPGVFTEDTADMTLALIIGVMRRMREGTRIIRRGEWSGWAPSTMLGRKLADKKLGIIGMGRIGQAVAHRARAFGLNVSYHNRHRLPEAVERMLGADYVPTLDQLLETADIVSLHCPATAATHNLLDARAIGLMKPSGVIVNTARGELIDYEAMIEALETGRLWGAGLDVFPNEPEVDRRLVDHPYVITQPHLGSATEEGRAASGERVIANIRVWADGHRPLDQVLEGWA from the coding sequence ATGTCGAACCGCGCCGATGCCATGCCGTCCTCTTCCGAAAACCGCCGCATAGAGGGGCGCGCCCGTGTCGGCGTTACCCGACACCTGCTGCCATCGGTGGAACGGCGGATGGAAGAGCTGTTCGATGTGACTCTCAACCGCGAAGATCGCCCGCTGACGCGTGATGAAATGCTGGCGCTGGTCGGATCGGTCGATGTGCTGGTGCCGACCGTGACCGATCATATCGACGGCGATCTGATCGCACAGGCCGGACCTTCGCTAAAACTGATCGCCAATTTCGGCGCGGGCACCGATCATATCGACCTGAAGGCCGCGCGCGCCAAAGGCATCATGGTTACGAACACCCCTGGCGTTTTCACAGAAGATACCGCCGACATGACGCTGGCGCTGATTATCGGCGTGATGCGGCGGATGCGCGAAGGGACGCGGATCATCCGGCGCGGCGAGTGGTCTGGTTGGGCGCCCTCCACCATGCTGGGGCGCAAACTGGCGGACAAGAAGCTTGGCATTATCGGCATGGGCCGCATCGGTCAGGCCGTCGCCCACCGCGCCCGCGCCTTTGGCCTGAACGTCAGCTATCACAACCGCCATCGCCTGCCCGAAGCGGTCGAACGGATGTTGGGTGCGGACTATGTGCCGACGCTGGACCAGTTGCTGGAGACCGCCGACATCGTCAGCCTCCACTGTCCGGCTACGGCAGCGACGCACAACCTGCTCGACGCCCGCGCCATCGGCTTGATGAAGCCCAGCGGCGTGATCGTGAACACCGCGCGTGGCGAGCTGATCGACTACGAAGCGATGATCGAGGCGCTGGAAACGGGCCGCCTGTGGGGCGCGGGTCTGGATGTCTTTCCGAACGAGCCAGAGGTCGACCGGCGGCTTGTCGATCACCCCTATGTCATCACCCAGCCCCACCTAGGCAGCGCGACCGAGGAAGGCCGCGCAGCTTCGGGTGAGCGGGTGATTGCCAACATCCGCGTCTGGGCCGACGGCCACCGCCCGCTGGATCAGGTGCTGGAGGGCTGGGCCTGA
- a CDS encoding class I SAM-dependent methyltransferase has product MTPFRALAASCSLALIAAGLSGCDINQASDGRPASAREFPKADRPVSETTSNQFSTERARDDRNEATTVMNLASIEKGMTVADIGAGEGYYTTRLAERVGAKGRVLAQDIDQEALDRLALRVQRERLDNVSIKRGEVDDPMLPPDSFDRVFLIHMYHEVEEPYAFLWRLYPALKQDGQVIVVDSDRPTGEHGTPPSLLFCEFESVGFKLAAFIRRPELPGYYARFEPDGARPDPMDIEPCVQDVALGHDAKEPEEERLAPVEKEAKA; this is encoded by the coding sequence TTGACGCCTTTTCGCGCCCTTGCGGCATCCTGTTCGCTGGCGTTGATCGCGGCCGGTCTGTCCGGCTGCGACATCAACCAGGCTAGCGACGGACGCCCCGCAAGTGCGCGCGAATTCCCGAAGGCCGACCGCCCGGTCTCTGAAACGACAAGCAACCAGTTCTCGACCGAACGCGCGCGCGACGACCGGAACGAAGCGACGACGGTCATGAACCTGGCGAGCATTGAAAAGGGCATGACCGTGGCCGACATCGGCGCGGGTGAGGGGTACTACACCACCCGCCTTGCCGAACGGGTTGGCGCTAAGGGCCGGGTGCTGGCGCAGGATATCGATCAGGAGGCACTGGACCGGCTAGCCCTGAGGGTGCAGCGCGAACGGCTCGACAACGTATCGATCAAGCGCGGCGAGGTTGACGACCCGATGTTGCCGCCCGACAGTTTCGACCGGGTGTTCCTGATCCATATGTACCATGAGGTGGAGGAGCCCTACGCGTTCCTCTGGCGGCTCTACCCCGCGTTAAAGCAGGACGGGCAGGTCATAGTGGTGGATTCGGACCGCCCGACGGGAGAGCATGGGACTCCGCCGTCGTTGTTGTTCTGCGAATTCGAATCGGTCGGGTTCAAACTGGCGGCCTTTATTCGCCGCCCGGAATTGCCGGGCTATTACGCCCGTTTCGAACCGGACGGGGCCCGCCCCGATCCGATGGATATAGAGCCCTGCGTGCAGGATGTTGCACTGGGGCATGATGCGAAAGAGCCGGAAGAGGAACGCCTCGCCCCGGTCGAAAAGGAAGCAAAAGCATGA
- a CDS encoding NADH-quinone oxidoreductase subunit C yields the protein MAVLHSAPKYASNEGVGDALKAALGDKVVGVHEEHGELILTVARAALADVMRTLRDDHEYQQMMEIAGVDYPSRAERFEVNYCLLSVTKNHRVIIKISTDEATPVPSITSIWPNAGWLEREVFDLYGVLFAGNEDLRRILTDYGFEGHPFRKDFPLTGHVELRYSEEDKRVVYQPVTLPQDFRSFDFMSPWEGADYVLPGDEKAAETPAPPPVDKPQTTDKPSDTGAGAKTDAKASDKVSAGAPAEETGGKDADAPKPTEDRPAKEERKGKTKDTPEATEVKKEDGE from the coding sequence ATGGCTGTCCTGCATTCCGCTCCGAAATACGCCTCGAACGAGGGCGTTGGCGATGCGTTGAAGGCGGCGCTGGGCGACAAGGTCGTCGGCGTGCATGAAGAGCATGGCGAACTGATCTTGACGGTCGCGCGCGCTGCTCTGGCCGATGTGATGCGCACGCTGCGCGACGATCACGAATACCAGCAGATGATGGAGATCGCGGGCGTCGATTACCCCAGCCGTGCGGAGCGGTTCGAGGTCAACTACTGCCTGCTTTCGGTCACCAAGAACCACCGCGTGATCATCAAGATTTCGACCGACGAGGCGACGCCGGTTCCCTCTATCACGTCGATCTGGCCCAACGCGGGCTGGCTGGAGCGTGAGGTTTTCGACCTTTACGGCGTGCTGTTCGCCGGGAACGAAGACTTGCGCCGGATCCTGACCGACTATGGCTTCGAAGGGCATCCTTTCCGCAAGGACTTCCCGCTGACCGGCCATGTCGAATTGCGCTATTCGGAAGAAGACAAGCGCGTCGTCTATCAGCCGGTCACGCTGCCGCAGGATTTCCGCAGCTTCGATTTCATGAGCCCGTGGGAAGGCGCGGACTACGTGCTTCCGGGTGACGAGAAGGCGGCCGAAACGCCCGCACCGCCGCCGGTCGACAAGCCGCAGACCACCGACAAGCCGTCCGACACCGGGGCCGGGGCCAAGACTGACGCGAAGGCGTCGGACAAGGTCAGCGCCGGTGCGCCCGCAGAGGAAACGGGCGGCAAGGACGCCGATGCGCCCAAGCCGACCGAAGATCGCCCTGCCAAGGAAGAGCGCAAGGGCAAGACAAAGGATACGCCCGAGGCGACCGAGGTGAAGAAGGAGGACGGCGAATGA
- the prfB gene encoding peptide chain release factor 2 yields MRAEGQAHIDRINAALALIRRSLDWDVALRRLDELNARVEDPTLWDDPKGAEEVMRERGRLESAIGAVKTISAEMNDAVEFIEMGEAEGDESTVKDGLESLAALADRADADKIGALLSGEADSSDTYLEVHAGAGGTESQDWAEMLLRMYARWAERRGYKVETVEYQAGEQAGIKSATLLIKGLNAYGYAKTESGVHRLVRISPYDSSARRHTSFSSCWVYPVIDDDIEIEINPADLKIDTYRASGAGGQHVNTTDSAVRITHQPTGIVVASQNDRSQHKNRATAMNMLKARLYEKELAEREAVTAGEYAAKTEIGWGHQIRSYVLQPYQQVKDLRTGHVSTNPTEVLDGGLDPFISAALAQRVTGESVEVEDVD; encoded by the coding sequence ATGCGTGCCGAAGGGCAGGCCCATATCGACCGCATCAATGCGGCACTTGCACTTATCCGCCGGTCTCTGGACTGGGATGTCGCTTTGCGCCGTCTCGACGAGCTGAACGCGCGGGTTGAAGACCCGACCTTGTGGGACGACCCCAAAGGCGCGGAAGAAGTCATGCGCGAACGCGGCAGACTCGAATCTGCGATCGGCGCGGTGAAGACCATCAGCGCCGAAATGAACGACGCGGTCGAGTTCATCGAGATGGGCGAGGCCGAGGGCGACGAATCGACGGTGAAAGACGGGCTCGAAAGCCTTGCGGCGCTGGCCGACCGGGCCGACGCTGATAAGATCGGCGCGCTGCTCTCGGGCGAGGCTGATAGTTCGGACACCTACCTCGAAGTTCATGCCGGCGCAGGCGGTACCGAAAGCCAGGATTGGGCCGAGATGCTGCTGCGGATGTACGCCCGCTGGGCCGAGCGGCGCGGGTACAAGGTCGAGACGGTCGAATATCAGGCGGGTGAACAGGCCGGGATCAAGAGCGCGACGCTGCTGATCAAGGGCCTCAACGCCTATGGCTATGCCAAGACCGAGAGCGGCGTGCACCGTCTTGTCCGCATCAGCCCCTATGACAGCAGCGCGCGGCGGCACACCTCGTTCAGCTCGTGCTGGGTCTATCCGGTGATCGATGACGATATCGAGATCGAGATCAATCCGGCCGACCTTAAGATCGACACCTATCGCGCATCGGGCGCGGGCGGTCAGCACGTCAACACGACCGACTCCGCCGTTCGCATCACCCACCAGCCGACGGGTATCGTGGTGGCCAGCCAGAACGACCGTTCGCAGCACAAGAACCGCGCGACCGCGATGAACATGCTGAAAGCGCGTCTTTATGAAAAAGAGCTGGCCGAACGTGAGGCGGTTACCGCTGGCGAATACGCCGCGAAGACCGAGATCGGGTGGGGGCACCAGATCCGATCATACGTTCTGCAACCGTATCAGCAGGTGAAGGACCTGCGCACCGGACACGTTTCGACCAACCCGACCGAAGTGTTGGATGGCGGGCTGGATCCGTTCATTTCCGCCGCATTGGCGCAGCGGGTGACGGGTGAGAGTGTCGAGGTGGAGGACGTCGATTGA
- a CDS encoding peroxiredoxin, which yields MKRIAIFAAAALAVLALPGTAAASLKKGAEAPMFSTTGALAGKSFRFTLSDALRKGPVVLYFYPKAFTQGCTLEAHAFAEAMDDFRAAGAQVVGMSNDDLETLKRFSTEACRDEFAVARAAPGLIKAYDVALRRDGADTGLTDRTSYVIAQDGRIVMVHSDMDWREHVSRTLAAVRALKK from the coding sequence ATGAAAAGGATCGCAATTTTCGCCGCCGCCGCACTGGCCGTGCTCGCCCTTCCCGGAACCGCCGCCGCTTCGTTGAAGAAGGGGGCGGAGGCACCGATGTTTTCGACCACTGGCGCGCTGGCCGGGAAGTCGTTTCGTTTCACGCTGTCCGATGCGCTGAGGAAGGGGCCGGTCGTGCTCTATTTCTACCCCAAGGCGTTCACGCAAGGGTGCACGCTGGAGGCGCACGCCTTTGCCGAAGCGATGGACGATTTCCGCGCGGCGGGGGCGCAGGTCGTCGGCATGTCGAACGACGACCTCGAAACGCTGAAACGCTTTTCGACCGAAGCTTGCCGCGATGAGTTTGCGGTCGCCCGCGCAGCACCGGGCCTGATCAAGGCCTATGACGTTGCGCTAAGGCGCGATGGGGCGGACACGGGGCTGACGGATCGTACGTCCTACGTAATCGCGCAGGACGGCCGTATCGTGATGGTGCATTCCGACATGGATTGGCGCGAACACGTTTCCCGTACTTTGGCGGCGGTTCGCGCGCTGAAGAAATAG
- a CDS encoding SH3 domain-containing protein, producing the protein MKHLIRLAALVALATVPLTAHAEEDVPYWVSLRADEANMRVGPSEVYPIEWVYQRKGLPLKVVRKLSGWRLVEDPDGARGWIVSRFLTLERSAIVIGDEPVAIRAEPSRKGKLLWRAEPGVTGSLGDCADGWCRFAVGEKSGWMAAHLLWGTGEP; encoded by the coding sequence ATGAAACACCTGATCCGTCTTGCCGCGCTGGTCGCGCTTGCCACCGTTCCGCTGACCGCTCATGCGGAGGAAGACGTGCCCTACTGGGTATCGCTGCGCGCGGATGAAGCGAACATGCGCGTCGGGCCGAGCGAGGTCTATCCGATCGAGTGGGTATATCAGCGCAAGGGTCTGCCGCTGAAAGTCGTGCGCAAATTGAGCGGGTGGCGACTCGTCGAGGACCCGGACGGTGCGCGGGGATGGATCGTTTCGCGCTTCCTCACCCTTGAACGCAGCGCCATCGTGATCGGGGACGAGCCCGTCGCGATCCGCGCCGAACCCTCGCGCAAGGGCAAGCTGTTGTGGCGTGCCGAACCCGGCGTGACCGGATCGCTGGGCGATTGCGCCGATGGGTGGTGCCGCTTTGCGGTGGGCGAAAAATCGGGCTGGATGGCGGCGCACCTGCTTTGGGGCACGGGCGAGCCATGA
- a CDS encoding penicillin-binding protein 1A, translated as MLGRFTMTVGSHFQTYLDRARGDLAFARGHLASRWRESRVFRWLLSLFALGVAFMIAAYYAIGAGLPSADRLLTYQPPLPTMVRGIDGEIVNSYARERRVQLRYVDFPVQMQNAFLSAEDKTFWTHGGVDFGGLAGAVVDYVSKIGSGQRAKGGSTITQQVAKNILVGDEYSITRKLKEMILARRIEGVLTKQQILELYLNEIPLGRQSFGVQAAARAYFDKDVKDLELHESAFLAILPKAPERYGRARYKDLAIARRNYVLDQMVKNDWATREEAEAAKAKPLGLVPRRSANYDPAGGYFVEEVRRRLLDRFGEKAEDGPNSVYAGGLWVRTSMDMELQKAARAALRAGLLRYHSGKGWTGPIAKINMDENWQTQLIVSNLAVDYEDWQVGVVTQRSGNSAKIGFADGEEHPLSNLPDSLKAGDVIVAAPKNKSEWVVRTVPQVSGGLVVENPRTGRVLAMQGGFDSRLGSFNRATQAERQPGSTIKPFVYATGLDQGMTPATLVEDGPFCVWQGAGLGEKCFRNFGNQRGAGQQTMRWGLEQSRNLMTIHIANDAGMENVTNTFRRVGIGDYDNYLSFALGAGDTTVAKMVNAYSALANLGRQYDQSVIDYVQDRNGKVIWRADKRRCNTCSAPQWDGKGMPRLTPAGKQVLDAGTAYQVVHMLEGVVTRGTAVRLRSLELPIFGKTGTTSGPTNAWFVGGSSDLVAGVYIGFDQPRNLGGWVQGGNTAGPIIKQLIEETKARWPTTPVRAPADIRMVRIDRRSGKRVFDGWPSDEWTPATIWEAFKPDTEPRRSLDRQTLEEKRMAAIAALRAASEERVTRTEGPRRIDDTFLEDQGGIY; from the coding sequence ATGCTAGGGCGCTTCACGATGACCGTGGGATCGCATTTCCAGACCTATCTCGACCGCGCCCGGGGCGATCTTGCCTTCGCGCGCGGCCACCTTGCCTCTCGCTGGCGCGAAAGCCGCGTGTTCCGCTGGCTGCTTTCGCTGTTCGCGCTGGGCGTGGCATTTATGATCGCGGCTTATTACGCGATCGGCGCGGGGCTTCCGTCGGCGGATCGCCTGCTGACCTATCAACCGCCTCTGCCGACGATGGTGCGCGGCATCGATGGCGAGATCGTGAACAGCTATGCCCGCGAACGGCGCGTGCAGCTGCGCTATGTCGATTTCCCGGTGCAGATGCAGAACGCGTTTCTCTCGGCAGAGGACAAGACGTTCTGGACACACGGTGGCGTCGACTTCGGCGGTCTGGCCGGTGCGGTGGTCGACTATGTCTCGAAGATCGGCAGCGGGCAGCGGGCCAAGGGTGGCTCTACCATCACGCAGCAGGTGGCGAAGAACATTCTTGTCGGCGACGAATATTCCATCACGCGCAAGCTGAAGGAAATGATTCTCGCCCGCCGGATCGAGGGCGTTCTGACCAAGCAGCAGATCCTCGAACTCTATCTCAACGAAATTCCGTTGGGGCGACAGAGCTTTGGCGTTCAGGCCGCAGCGCGCGCCTATTTCGACAAGGACGTGAAGGACCTTGAGCTTCACGAATCCGCGTTCCTTGCGATCCTGCCCAAGGCGCCGGAACGCTACGGACGCGCGCGGTACAAGGACTTGGCGATCGCCCGGCGCAACTACGTGCTGGACCAGATGGTCAAGAACGACTGGGCAACCCGCGAAGAGGCAGAGGCCGCGAAGGCAAAGCCGCTGGGCCTCGTCCCACGCAGGTCCGCGAACTACGATCCCGCCGGCGGCTATTTCGTAGAGGAAGTGCGTCGTCGCCTACTAGACCGGTTTGGCGAGAAGGCAGAGGATGGGCCTAATTCCGTCTATGCGGGCGGCCTGTGGGTCCGCACCTCGATGGACATGGAATTGCAGAAGGCCGCGCGCGCAGCGTTGCGGGCCGGGTTACTGCGCTATCATTCGGGTAAGGGTTGGACCGGCCCGATCGCCAAGATCAACATGGACGAGAACTGGCAGACCCAGCTCATCGTCTCGAACCTCGCCGTCGATTACGAGGATTGGCAGGTCGGTGTCGTTACGCAGCGTAGCGGCAACAGCGCCAAGATCGGCTTTGCCGACGGGGAAGAGCATCCGCTGTCGAACCTGCCGGACAGCCTGAAGGCGGGCGATGTCATTGTCGCCGCGCCGAAAAACAAGTCCGAATGGGTGGTCCGCACCGTGCCGCAGGTGTCGGGCGGGCTGGTCGTGGAAAATCCGCGCACCGGTCGTGTGCTAGCCATGCAGGGCGGATTCGATTCGCGGCTCGGTTCGTTTAACCGTGCGACCCAGGCCGAACGCCAGCCGGGCTCGACGATCAAGCCTTTCGTTTATGCGACCGGGCTTGATCAGGGCATGACCCCGGCGACGCTGGTGGAAGACGGGCCGTTCTGCGTTTGGCAGGGCGCTGGCTTGGGCGAGAAGTGTTTCCGCAACTTCGGCAATCAGCGCGGGGCAGGTCAGCAGACAATGCGCTGGGGCCTGGAGCAATCGCGCAACCTGATGACGATCCACATCGCCAACGATGCCGGCATGGAGAATGTGACCAACACGTTCCGCCGCGTCGGCATCGGCGACTATGACAATTACCTGTCCTTTGCGCTGGGTGCGGGCGACACGACCGTGGCCAAGATGGTGAACGCCTATTCGGCGCTGGCCAACCTTGGGCGGCAATACGATCAGTCGGTGATCGACTATGTGCAGGATCGCAACGGAAAGGTGATCTGGCGCGCGGACAAGCGCCGCTGCAACACCTGCAGCGCGCCGCAATGGGATGGCAAGGGAATGCCGCGCCTGACCCCTGCGGGTAAGCAGGTGCTGGACGCGGGCACCGCCTATCAGGTCGTGCACATGCTGGAAGGCGTGGTGACGCGCGGTACGGCGGTCCGCTTGCGTAGCCTTGAACTGCCGATCTTTGGCAAGACCGGTACGACCTCTGGCCCGACGAACGCATGGTTCGTGGGCGGTTCGTCCGATCTGGTCGCGGGTGTCTATATCGGGTTCGATCAGCCGCGCAACTTGGGCGGATGGGTGCAGGGCGGGAACACCGCGGGCCCGATCATCAAGCAGCTGATCGAGGAAACCAAGGCACGCTGGCCGACCACGCCTGTGCGTGCGCCCGCCGATATTCGCATGGTACGTATCGACCGACGCAGCGGCAAGCGCGTGTTCGATGGCTGGCCTAGCGACGAATGGACCCCGGCGACGATCTGGGAAGCGTTCAAGCCCGATACCGAACCGCGCCGCTCGCTGGATCGCCAGACGCTGGAGGAAAAACGCATGGCCGCCATTGCCGCGTTGCGCGCCGCTTCGGAAGAGCGTGTGACCCGTACCGAAGGGCCGCGCCGGATCGATGACACCTTCCTCGAAGATCAGGGCGGCATCTACTGA
- a CDS encoding prepilin peptidase: protein MDGSLVLAGAGLGLLIGSFIGAAATRLPRGENVVTGRSHCDACGRTLAIRDLVPVASYLMNRGQCRSCGGAIDPAHLLAELGGAAIGGLATVSGGTISEIAIAALFGWQLLLLALIDLRHYWLPPKLIALLAVTSPLLLLLTPPSGPYLLERLAGGALSFAMLAAPALAYRAIRKREGMGAADPWLLGAIGLWIGPMGVVSTVVIAAGSGLAAAVVLKLAGRDVGGGSALPLGSLMAASAFAVSCVTAFA from the coding sequence ATGGACGGGTCGCTGGTTCTGGCCGGGGCAGGGCTGGGCCTGCTGATCGGTAGCTTCATCGGTGCGGCGGCCACGCGCCTGCCGCGAGGCGAGAATGTTGTGACGGGGCGGTCGCATTGCGATGCCTGCGGGCGGACACTGGCCATCCGCGATCTGGTTCCGGTAGCCTCCTACCTCATGAACCGTGGCCAGTGCCGGAGTTGTGGGGGCGCGATCGATCCGGCTCATCTGCTGGCGGAACTGGGCGGTGCGGCGATTGGCGGCTTGGCGACCGTTTCAGGCGGTACGATTTCAGAGATCGCGATCGCGGCATTGTTCGGTTGGCAATTATTGTTGCTGGCCCTGATCGACCTGCGCCACTATTGGCTGCCGCCGAAATTGATCGCCTTGCTGGCGGTAACGTCGCCATTGCTGCTCCTGCTCACCCCGCCATCCGGCCCCTATCTTCTGGAACGCCTCGCGGGCGGTGCGCTCAGCTTCGCCATGCTGGCGGCACCGGCGCTGGCATACCGGGCGATTCGCAAGCGAGAGGGGATGGGCGCGGCCGATCCATGGTTGCTTGGCGCGATCGGCCTGTGGATCGGTCCGATGGGCGTGGTATCGACCGTAGTGATCGCAGCCGGGTCCGGACTGGCCGCTGCCGTCGTGCTGAAACTAGCGGGCCGCGATGTCGGCGGGGGCAGCGCGTTGCCGCTGGGGTCGCTGATGGCGGCTTCGGCCTTTGCGGTTTCGTGCGTAACGGCGTTCGCATAG
- a CDS encoding NADH-quinone oxidoreductase subunit A, producing MVDLSQYLPILIFLGVAVGLSALFVFLPMGVARLTGTHNPDAEKNSEYECGFPAFEDPRSQFDVRFYLVAILFIIFDLEAAFLFPWAVSLDLTGWPGWITMMVFLGELVIGFVYAWKMGALEWE from the coding sequence TTGGTCGATCTTTCGCAATATCTGCCGATCCTGATTTTCCTCGGGGTCGCGGTGGGGCTCTCCGCCCTGTTCGTCTTTCTGCCCATGGGCGTCGCGCGCCTGACAGGCACGCACAATCCCGATGCGGAAAAGAACTCGGAGTACGAGTGCGGGTTCCCCGCGTTCGAGGATCCGCGCAGCCAGTTCGACGTGCGCTTCTACCTTGTCGCCATCCTGTTCATTATCTTCGATCTTGAAGCGGCGTTCCTGTTTCCCTGGGCCGTCAGCCTCGATCTTACCGGATGGCCGGGCTGGATCACGATGATGGTGTTCCTTGGCGAACTGGTCATCGGCTTTGTCTATGCATGGAAGATGGGAGCGCTGGAATGGGAGTGA